Proteins from a genomic interval of Cyclopterus lumpus isolate fCycLum1 chromosome 18, fCycLum1.pri, whole genome shotgun sequence:
- the LOC117747925 gene encoding low affinity immunoglobulin gamma Fc region receptor II-b-like, with product MEGASVLWLLGLTSLLSGSTSQAPLSLSSSQFFSWTSLTLSCEDDPSGWTLRRTTPRGKEKAPCGDGWGYLAGSSCEISFLVPLDSGVYWCETTEGETRTTINITVTGGPVILQSPVLPVMEGHDVTLSCRTKTTSDLPADFYKDGSFMRTEPTGHMTLQHVARSDEGLYRCNMSGAESPPSWLAVTGQPTTPPPASDPSHLVIRIVCHLVVFCPYCISTFIMVSLYRHRPTVNDLPVSMVMAPPTHAEGGLGDDYDDLITAATTEHHF from the exons ATGGAGGGAGCGTCAGTCCTGTGGCTGCTCG GTCTGACTTCACTGCTGAGCGGTTCCACAAGCCAAG ctcctctgagTCTCAGTAGCTCTCAGTTCTTCAGCTGGACGTCCCTCACTCTGAGCTGTGAGGACGACCCCTCTGGGTGGACCCTGAGGAGGACCACGcccagagggaaggaaaaggcCCCGTGTGGAGACGGATGGGGGTATCTAGCTGGTTCTTCCTGTGAGATCAGCTTCTTGGTCCCTTTGGACAGTGGAGTCTACTGGTGTGAGACCACAGAGGGAGAAACCAGGACCACCATCAACATCACCGTCACTG GAGGACCAGTGATCCTGCAGAGCCCCGTCCTCCCAGTGATGGAGGGACATGACGTCACTCTGTCCTGCAGGACAAAGACGACCTCCGACCTCCCAGCTGATTTCTATAAAGATGGCTCCTTCATGAGGACTGAGCCTACAGGTCACATGACCCTCCAGCATGTCGCCAGGTCTGATGAAGGCCTCTACAGGTGTAACATGAGCGGTGCAGAGTCTCCACCCAGCTGGCTGGCTGTCACAG GTCAACCGACAACCCCGCCCCCTGCCTCGGACCCCTCCCATCTTGTGATCAGAATAGTCTGCCACCTGGTGGTGTTCTGTCCGTACTGCATCTCCACTTTCATCATGGTGTCTTTATATCGACACAGGCCCACAG TAAATGACTTGCCCGTCTCCATGGTGATGGCCCCGCCCACTCATGCTGAGGGGGGATTGGGTGATGACTACGATGACCTCATCACTGCTGCCACCACGGAGCACCACTTCTGA
- the LOC117747920 gene encoding sialoadhesin-like → MKATLLFPVLLSVLQSAHSRASVTITPSMSQFFEYEKISLSCGRMSSGDWTVWRYTAESMKLSHCGSGWGDHSSSTCVMKTAKLSDSGVYWCQSQRGESSNSVNVLVVGGPVILQSPVLPVTEGHDVTLSCRTKTTSDLPADFYKDGSLIGRAPTGHMTLQRFSKSDEAVYKCNIGADDSPPSRLLTKDGSDVASLTASPDSSQLFEYENLSLSCGGGWSVRRFTASDGKMSGCGGDWGSLTSGGCVLHTVKLPDGATYWCQSAAQQRSNSVQITVYDKPVLLRTPVLPVMEGHDVTLSCRTKTTSDLPADFYKDGSFMRTEPTGHMTLQHVARSDEGLYRCNMSGAESPPSWLAVTDPHGLAMPAADSALSVLGVMRHLLVFSPYCISTVIIVSLYRHRPSGRKQPVSTTMAPPSEEDEGLDRPYGDVIDDVTTEYHF, encoded by the exons ATGAAGGCAACTCTGCTTTTCCCCG TGTTGCTGAGCGTCCTCCAGTCGGCCCACAGTCGAG CCTCGGTGACCATCACTCCCAGCATGTCGCAGTTTTTCGAGTACGAGAAGATCTCTCTGAGCTGTGGGCGGATGAGCTCCGGTGATTGGACGGTGTGGAGGTACACGGCAGAAAG TATGAAGCTGTCCCACTGTGGATCAGGATGGGGCGACCACTCGTCCTCCACCTGCGTCATGAAGACGGCCAAGCTGTCCGACAGCGGCGTGTACTGGTGTCAATCCCAACGCGGGGAGAGCAGCAACAGCGTCAACGTCCTCGTCGTCG GAGGACCAGTGATCCTGCAGAGCCCCGTCCTCCCAGTGACAGAGGGCCATGACGTCACTCTGTCCTGCAGGACAAAGACGACCTCCGACCTCCCAGCTGATTTCTATAAAGATGGCTCGCTCATCGGAAGAGCGCCTACAGGTCACATGACCCTCCAGCGCTTCTCCAAGTCGGATGAAGCCGTCTACAAATGTAACATCGGCGCTGACGACTCGCCGCCCAGCCGGCTGCTGACGAAAG ACGGGTCCGACGTGGCGTCGCTCACGGCGTCGCCCGACTCCTCTCAGCTGTTTGAGTACGAGAATCTGTCTTTGAGCTGCGGCGGCGGGTGGAGCGTCAGGAGGTTCACCGCGTCTGACGGGAAGATGTCGGGCTGTGGGGGCGACTGGGGGTCGCTCACCTCTGGAGGCTGCGTCCTCCACACGGTCAAGCTGCCCGACGGCGCCACCTACTGGTGCCAGTCTGCTGCACAGCAGCGGAGCAACTCGGTCCAGATCACCGTGTATG ATAAACCCGTTCTCCTGCGGACCCCCGTCCTCCCAGTGATGGAGGGACATGACGTCACTCTGTCCTGCAGGACAAAGACGACCTCCGACCTCCCAGCTGATTTCTATAAAGATGGCTCCTTCATGAGGACTGAGCCTACAGGTCACATGACCCTCCAGCATGTCGCCAGGTCTGATGAAGGCCTCTACAGGTGTAACATGAGCGGTGCAGAGTCTCCACCCAGCTGGCTGGCTGTCACAG ACCCACATGGCTTGGCCATGCCGGCTGCAGACTCCGCCCTCTCTGTGTTGGGAGTGATGCGCCACCTGCTGGTGTTCTCCCCGTACTGCATCTCCACCGTCATCATTGTGTCTCTTTACCGACACCGGCCCTCGG GAAGGAAGCAGCCTGTTTCTACGACGATGGCTCCGCCCagcgaggaagacgagggatTGGACCGACCGTATGGTGATGTCATCGATGACGTCACCACCGAGTATCACTTCTAA